The sequence CACAACAGTGCTACGACCCCGAAACGGAGATACTTACGGCAGTCGGTTGGAAACACCATCATGAACTGAGCCTTGACCTTGCGGTAGCTACACTCAACCCGAAAACGTTCGAGATCGAGTACCATCTTCCCACATCGTTGTTTTTCTATTCTTACGAAGGCCCTATGGATCATTTTCAGGCGAAACAAGTCGACTTGTGTGTAACGCCTAATCACAGACTATTTGTAAAAATCTATGGACGCACCCGTTGGGAACTCCTCGAAGCCTCGACGGTCTCCCGGATTCCTCACGGGCAAATTGAGTTCAAGAAGGACGGAGTGTGGCACGGGGGAGAGGACGAGTCGGACCTAACCATTCCTGGTGCGACAATTGCGAAGCAATTTGCTTCAGGACAGTCAACCTACCTACGACAGGACATCACGATTGATTATCAGAATTTTCTAGAGTTTCTAGGCTACTTCATATCAGAAGGATGCGTTTGTGAGTCGCCTCAACGAAGCTGGACGAGGCATATTATCGAGATTGCTCAAAAGACCGGTAGCACATCGGAGAACATCGAGTCCTGTATCAAGCGTCTACCCTTCAGTGCTTATCGGTCGATCGACAAATATGGCTGCATGAGATGGCGTATCGAGGACAAGTCACTTCTAGAGTTCCTTAAGCCCCTTGGCAAAGCACACCAAAAGTTCATTCCCCGCTGGGCATTGAACCGAAACCCAAGAGACCTTCGTCTATTATTCAAAGCGCTCATCGAGGGAGATGGCTCAGTCGACCAGAAGAGCGGATGGACAAGATACTATACTACCTCAATGCGCTTGGCAGACGATGTTCAAGAATTAGCCTTCAAGCTTGGACATGCCGCGAATATTTCCTACGTAGGCCCCAGACGACGGAATCGGTTGGGGTTCTACATAGTCAGCATTATTCAAAATAGAACCACCCCGTTGATCCGCCTTAATGGTACAACTTCAAGCCACCATGAGGTTATCCAGTACCGTGGAATAGTATGGTGTATTGAGGTACCGAACCACATCATTTACGTCAGAAGGAAGGGAAAACCTGTATGGTGTGGAAACAGTCAGCGGTACGTGAAAGTCACACGTAGCTACGGCTTCTTAAAACCGCCCGGAGTTCCAGAAGACCTCAAGGTACCGGTTCAGATTCACGGACACGTGCTGGAACTGAACTTTACGGATGTTATGGATTTGACACGTCAAGCCGAAGAAGGATTTGTCGCCAAAGGCATCAAAGCAGAGGACAGTCGTTATCTCCGGCCGAACGCGGCGACCACGAACATCGTCAT is a genomic window of Candidatus Bathyarchaeia archaeon containing:
- a CDS encoding FAD-dependent thymidylate synthase codes for the protein MRWRIEDKSLLEFLKPLGKAHQKFIPRWALNRNPRDLRLLFKALIEGDGSVDQKSGWTRYYTTSMRLADDVQELAFKLGHAANISYVGPRRRNRLGFYIVSIIQNRTTPLIRLNGTTSSHHEVIQYRGIVWCIEVPNHIIYVRRKGKPVWCGNSQRYVKVTRSYGFLKPPGVPEDLKVPVQIHGHVLELNFTDVMDLTRQAEEGFVAKGIKAEDSRYLRPNAATTNIVMSMSPRQLIHFFNLRCAPDAQWEIRDLAWSMYAAVRLASPQVFGPLPAADESDYIKKRVALVDDLVRKGEDGFSRTPPGELFQLELQPVLELVHPVETFVRRY